One segment of Chionomys nivalis chromosome 1, mChiNiv1.1, whole genome shotgun sequence DNA contains the following:
- the Pole4 gene encoding DNA polymerase epsilon subunit 4, translating to MAAAAAAGSGTPREEEAPGGEAAATQAQAPTTAPGARLSRLPLARVKALVKADPDVTLAGQEAIFILARAAELFVETIAKDAYCCAQQGKRKTLQRRDLDNAIEAVDEFAFLEGTLD from the exons atggcggcggcggcggcggctgggaGCGGGACGCCCAGAGAGGAGGAGGCCCCCGGAGGAGAGGCCGCGGCTACGCAGGCACAAGCCCCGACGACTGCACCCGGGGCTCGGCTCTCCAGGCTGCCTCTGGCCAGAGTGAAGGCTCTGGTGAAGGCGGACCCTGACGTCACGCTCGCGGGACAGGAAGCCATCTTTATCCTGGCGCGTGCCGCG GAACTGTTCGTGGAGACTATCGCGAAGGATGCTTACTGCTGTGCGCAACAAGGAAAGAGGAAAACCCTCCAGAGGAGAGATTTGG aTAATGCAATAGAAGCTGTGGATGAATTTGCTTTTCTAGAAG GTACCTTGGATTGA